The Zobellia alginiliquefaciens genome contains a region encoding:
- a CDS encoding alpha/beta hydrolase family protein has translation MNQSRALILILITCFLSFSVFAQDTIFTDYTVKEFSFKGRDAKIVFPKQAHANHYWIWRARFWGHEPQLDKALLNKGFHVVYVDVANFFGNNEAVELWNDFYEFCVSTYDLNRKAVLEGMSRGGLIVYNWASKNTDKVFSIYADAPVCDIKSWPGGMYNGEGSPEAWKLCLAAYQLDSVSVKDFTDIPINNAVEVAKEGIPVMHVYGDADVVVPYDENTARLSEKFKEAGGSIELIGKKGVGHHPHSLENPSPIVDFILESVGYHK, from the coding sequence ATGAATCAAAGTAGAGCCCTCATCTTAATTTTAATCACTTGTTTTCTTTCATTTTCTGTATTTGCGCAGGATACAATTTTTACGGATTATACGGTAAAGGAATTCTCTTTTAAAGGTCGTGATGCCAAAATTGTATTTCCAAAACAAGCACACGCCAACCACTACTGGATTTGGCGAGCAAGATTCTGGGGGCATGAGCCACAATTAGATAAAGCGTTGTTAAATAAAGGTTTTCATGTGGTTTATGTGGACGTTGCCAACTTTTTCGGAAATAATGAAGCGGTAGAATTGTGGAACGACTTTTATGAATTTTGTGTTTCCACGTACGATTTAAACCGAAAAGCGGTTTTAGAGGGAATGAGTCGCGGTGGATTGATCGTTTACAACTGGGCCTCGAAAAACACGGATAAAGTTTTTAGCATTTATGCGGATGCTCCCGTTTGCGATATTAAAAGTTGGCCAGGAGGAATGTACAATGGGGAAGGTAGTCCAGAGGCTTGGAAACTTTGTTTGGCAGCGTATCAACTTGATAGCGTTTCAGTTAAAGACTTTACAGATATTCCTATCAACAATGCAGTAGAAGTTGCCAAGGAAGGTATTCCCGTAATGCATGTGTATGGAGATGCAGATGTAGTGGTTCCCTATGATGAAAATACCGCTAGGCTTTCGGAAAAGTTTAAAGAGGCGGGAGGTTCTATTGAACTCATCGGAAAAAAGGGGGTAGGGCATCACCCGCATAGTTTAGAAAATCCATCCCCAATTGTAGATTTCATTTTAGAAAGCGTAGGATACCATAAGTAG
- a CDS encoding DUF4405 domain-containing protein, producing MSENPVKKKTSKVRVYVDIFFFALMILVLIPQTTGVPIHEWASFIIIMPFFLHLIINWEWIRANSNKFFKKQPNKTRFDYVFNWILYLFMVVVTVSGIVISESALPLVGIHFEPDAFWSKIHDVSATLFMALLGVHIALHWKWIVGAFKKLKFKSDIHHLTDVKRILGTSSRQLMYIIVFSIFMSFVIYILDYSEWADSLRITKEVTERAQNETSEGRPKT from the coding sequence ATGAGTGAAAATCCAGTAAAGAAGAAAACTTCTAAAGTAAGGGTATATGTAGATATTTTCTTTTTTGCCTTGATGATTCTTGTGTTAATTCCTCAAACTACGGGTGTACCTATTCATGAATGGGCAAGTTTTATCATTATTATGCCTTTCTTTTTGCATCTTATTATTAATTGGGAATGGATTCGTGCAAATTCCAATAAATTTTTCAAGAAACAGCCTAATAAGACTCGTTTTGACTATGTTTTCAACTGGATTTTATATCTATTTATGGTGGTTGTTACCGTTTCCGGAATAGTAATATCGGAATCCGCCTTACCATTGGTGGGTATCCATTTTGAACCGGATGCATTTTGGTCTAAAATTCACGATGTGAGTGCTACATTATTTATGGCCTTACTAGGTGTACACATTGCCCTGCATTGGAAATGGATTGTTGGAGCCTTTAAGAAACTTAAGTTTAAAAGCGATATACATCATTTAACAGATGTCAAACGAATTCTAGGTACGAGTTCGCGCCAATTGATGTATATAATTGTATTCAGTATTTTTATGTCTTTTGTGATCTATATTTTAGATTATAGCGAGTGGGCAGATAGCCTGCGAATCACAAAAGAAGTGACGGAAAGAGCGCAAAATGAAACTTCTGAGGGTCGTCCTAAAACTTGA
- a CDS encoding YgjV family protein, with amino-acid sequence MNLLAEILGYIAIGTGFFAATKKEMGSFRIWHLVSSFFYIIYGLFLKSGPLIIAGVVFCIIHVYHLKKLKDNHINKTH; translated from the coding sequence ATGAACCTGCTTGCTGAAATATTGGGATATATTGCGATTGGTACGGGATTTTTTGCGGCAACCAAAAAAGAAATGGGGTCATTTAGAATATGGCACCTGGTTTCCAGCTTTTTCTATATTATTTACGGACTATTCTTAAAATCCGGCCCGTTAATTATTGCCGGTGTTGTTTTCTGTATTATTCATGTGTACCATTTAAAGAAGTTAAAAGACAATCATATAAATAAAACCCATTAA
- a CDS encoding Crp/Fnr family transcriptional regulator, which yields MTAENQLRKHIEEVVHLTDEEYRFVLSHFLIENYRKNDFLIRSGDKTTQCYYVVYGLLKLVLEDEDGKQHIASFAMEDWWESDFSAFFSGNRAKLSLQCIEDSKVFVISLKNYNKLAAGLPKMEHFFLKKSHSGHIALQNRVLSFLTSNATERYEQLLKQHPVLFQRVPKTLLASYLGVSRETLSRLSS from the coding sequence ATGACCGCCGAGAACCAGTTAAGGAAGCATATTGAGGAAGTAGTACACTTAACAGATGAGGAGTACAGATTTGTGCTATCTCATTTTTTGATTGAAAACTATAGAAAAAATGATTTTCTTATCCGTTCAGGGGATAAAACAACACAATGTTATTATGTGGTGTATGGCTTGTTAAAACTGGTTTTAGAGGATGAAGACGGAAAGCAACATATTGCATCTTTTGCCATGGAAGACTGGTGGGAAAGCGATTTTTCTGCGTTTTTCTCTGGAAATAGGGCCAAGTTATCTTTACAATGTATTGAGGACAGTAAGGTGTTTGTCATCTCATTAAAGAATTATAATAAACTCGCTGCGGGTTTGCCTAAAATGGAGCATTTCTTTTTAAAGAAGTCTCATTCTGGTCATATTGCTTTACAAAATAGAGTCTTATCTTTTCTAACTTCTAACGCTACGGAAAGGTACGAGCAGCTTCTAAAACAACATCCGGTCTTGTTTCAACGCGTACCTAAAACTCTTTTAGCATCTTATTTGGGGGTTTCTCGGGAAACGCTCAGTAGGCTTTCTTCTTAA
- a CDS encoding type 1 glutamine amidotransferase domain-containing protein: MKILFVLTSHDKLGDTGKKTGFWVEEFANPYYTLLDKGAEITLATPKGGAAPIDPSSDAPDASTADTERFNNDPVAQEKIKNTKVLADMNADDFDAVFYPGGHGPLWDLATDAQSKALIEKFNTQDKPIAFVCHAPAALKEVNGKDGNSIVKGKKVTGFTNTEEEAVQLTNVVPFLVEDMLQANGGIYSKKEDWAAYALQDGNLITGQNPASSELVAEKLLASLN; encoded by the coding sequence ATGAAAATATTATTCGTTTTGACCTCTCATGATAAATTGGGAGATACAGGGAAAAAAACAGGATTTTGGGTAGAAGAATTTGCCAACCCGTACTATACTTTATTGGATAAAGGAGCCGAAATAACTTTGGCCACTCCAAAAGGTGGTGCAGCTCCTATTGATCCCAGTAGTGATGCTCCGGATGCGAGTACTGCGGATACCGAGCGTTTTAACAATGACCCCGTTGCTCAAGAAAAAATCAAGAATACAAAGGTATTGGCGGATATGAATGCCGATGATTTTGATGCGGTTTTCTACCCTGGTGGTCACGGTCCGTTGTGGGATTTAGCAACAGATGCTCAATCTAAAGCCCTGATCGAAAAATTCAATACGCAGGATAAACCTATTGCTTTTGTTTGTCATGCCCCTGCTGCTTTGAAAGAAGTAAACGGAAAAGACGGTAACTCAATTGTGAAAGGTAAAAAAGTAACCGGATTCACAAACACGGAAGAAGAAGCAGTGCAGCTTACTAATGTTGTTCCTTTCTTGGTAGAGGATATGTTACAAGCAAATGGCGGAATCTATTCTAAAAAAGAGGATTGGGCCGCTTATGCTTTACAAGATGGCAATTTGATAACAGGTCAAAACCCTGCATCATCTGAACTAGTAGCCGAAAAACTTTTGGCTAGCCTAAACTAA
- a CDS encoding RidA family protein produces the protein MEKRTINPWEWQDQRSYVQAVEVTDVHGTLYVSGQTAIDADGNTSTADMKSQLKQSIQNLEKVIEDAGYSCENIVRLNVYTTSTEELFSCFDIFQDWVNEQGMKQASTLLEVKSLFETLKVELEATVVR, from the coding sequence ATGGAAAAAAGAACAATTAACCCTTGGGAGTGGCAAGACCAAAGAAGTTATGTACAGGCTGTTGAAGTAACAGATGTTCATGGAACCCTTTATGTATCTGGTCAAACCGCCATAGATGCCGATGGTAATACAAGCACGGCCGATATGAAAAGTCAGCTTAAACAATCAATTCAAAACTTAGAAAAGGTTATAGAGGATGCTGGTTATAGCTGTGAAAATATAGTAAGGCTAAATGTTTATACAACCTCTACGGAGGAGCTTTTTAGCTGTTTTGATATTTTCCAAGATTGGGTAAACGAGCAAGGTATGAAACAGGCAAGTACGTTATTAGAAGTGAAAAGTCTATTTGAAACGCTGAAAGTAGAATTAGAAGCAACAGTAGTAAGGTAG
- a CDS encoding CPBP family intramembrane glutamic endopeptidase: MKAELKPFWNRYFKFDWKFGLFLLILICVPRFLLVLQANQTGNYGPIGAIMLVSALVPFIFLNKRGRYKIGFRATKKWGALALALGVGAAFSFLLYFLGQELYGNSFQNWYEYIGKSYQIPAIISAEDKLVLFSIMASTGMMFSPIGEELFFRGIVHGAFAKSVGERKASLIDSSAFALTYIAHFGLLYIDGRWQFYIIPTLIWVLGMFVVSLIFFRMKTSSDSLWGSIICHAGFNLGMIYSIFYLL; encoded by the coding sequence GTGAAAGCTGAACTCAAACCATTTTGGAATAGGTATTTTAAATTCGATTGGAAATTCGGGTTGTTTCTTCTTATACTGATTTGTGTACCACGTTTTCTACTGGTTTTACAAGCCAACCAAACGGGTAATTATGGTCCTATTGGTGCTATTATGCTTGTTTCTGCACTAGTCCCATTTATTTTCTTAAATAAAAGAGGAAGATATAAGATTGGTTTTAGAGCAACTAAGAAATGGGGTGCATTGGCATTGGCTTTAGGAGTAGGGGCTGCTTTTAGTTTTTTACTTTACTTTTTAGGTCAGGAACTATATGGCAATTCTTTTCAAAACTGGTATGAATATATTGGTAAATCATACCAAATTCCTGCTATAATTTCAGCTGAAGATAAGCTTGTCCTGTTCTCAATTATGGCAAGTACGGGTATGATGTTTAGTCCTATTGGAGAGGAGTTATTCTTTAGGGGCATTGTTCATGGAGCTTTCGCGAAGTCCGTTGGAGAAAGAAAAGCATCGCTAATAGATAGTTCAGCTTTTGCGCTTACATATATAGCTCATTTTGGATTGTTGTATATAGATGGTAGATGGCAATTTTATATTATTCCCACACTGATATGGGTTTTGGGAATGTTTGTTGTCAGCCTCATTTTTTTTAGAATGAAAACCTCATCAGATTCTTTGTGGGGTTCTATAATTTGTCATGCTGGGTTCAATTTAGGTATGATTTATAGTATATTTTACTTGCTGTAA
- a CDS encoding NADP-dependent oxidoreductase — translation MKTILLKNRPKGKPSVSDFEFVEEDVALDITDGEVLLETVYVSVDPYLRGRMNDSKSYVPPFELNKPVQSGIVAKVVASKHNEHKEGDYLSGMLDWKTQQVSTGEGLNKVDPNKAPLSAYLGILGMTGLTAYLGLTEIGKPKAGETLVVSGAAGAVGSVVGQIGKILGLKVIGIAGSDEKVDLLKTKFGFDEGINYNTTEDMTAAIKEAAPDGVDIYFDNVGGPISDAVLFSINRFARIIICGAISVYNNTELPKSVSVQPFLVKNSALMQGFIVSNYAEKFPEAIKQLATWLGEEKLTYSETIVEGFDNIPQAFIDLFDGKNKGKMVVKI, via the coding sequence ATGAAAACAATTTTATTAAAAAATAGACCAAAGGGAAAACCTTCGGTATCGGATTTTGAATTTGTTGAAGAGGATGTCGCATTAGACATAACGGATGGGGAAGTTCTTTTGGAAACCGTTTACGTATCAGTAGACCCCTATTTACGTGGCAGAATGAATGACAGCAAATCATACGTTCCTCCTTTTGAATTGAACAAACCCGTTCAATCAGGTATAGTGGCAAAAGTTGTTGCATCTAAGCACAATGAGCATAAAGAGGGCGACTACCTTTCCGGCATGCTAGATTGGAAGACCCAACAGGTTTCCACTGGAGAAGGTCTTAATAAAGTAGACCCCAATAAAGCACCCTTGAGCGCCTATTTAGGAATTTTGGGTATGACAGGATTAACGGCATACTTGGGTCTTACAGAAATAGGAAAACCCAAAGCCGGGGAAACTTTAGTGGTTTCCGGTGCAGCTGGCGCCGTGGGTAGCGTAGTGGGCCAAATAGGAAAGATTCTAGGTCTTAAGGTCATTGGTATTGCTGGTAGCGATGAAAAGGTAGACCTACTGAAAACGAAATTCGGTTTTGATGAAGGTATTAACTACAACACTACCGAAGATATGACCGCAGCTATCAAAGAGGCGGCTCCTGACGGAGTTGATATTTATTTTGATAATGTTGGCGGACCTATTTCGGATGCCGTTTTGTTCAGCATCAACAGATTTGCGAGAATAATTATCTGTGGGGCCATTTCGGTCTATAACAATACTGAACTGCCCAAGAGTGTTAGTGTGCAACCCTTTTTAGTAAAGAACAGTGCGCTTATGCAAGGTTTTATTGTTTCAAATTATGCGGAGAAATTCCCAGAAGCTATCAAACAACTGGCTACTTGGTTAGGTGAAGAAAAATTGACCTACAGTGAAACTATCGTAGAGGGTTTTGATAATATCCCTCAAGCATTCATCGATTTATTCGATGGAAAAAATAAAGGAAAAATGGTCGTTAAAATATAA
- a CDS encoding DUF4269 domain-containing protein, with protein MIIDFKNIDYLKQGNSRQQSAYAVLVKHQVFEKLEKYSPLLTGTIPIEIDLPESDLDIICQCTDHREFEGFLKKHFGKEKDFSLTTATQNGMDTTVAIFKLDNFEIEIFGQNLPTEKQNAYRHMIIEHRLILKKGSDFRQAIIELKSKGLKTEPAFAKLLGIKGDPYVELLKLEDNLNWKHESK; from the coding sequence TTGATCATCGATTTTAAAAATATTGATTACCTGAAACAAGGTAACAGCAGACAACAATCGGCATATGCTGTACTAGTAAAACACCAGGTTTTTGAGAAACTAGAAAAGTATAGCCCTCTTTTAACGGGTACTATTCCGATTGAAATAGATCTGCCGGAAAGTGATTTGGATATAATTTGCCAGTGTACGGACCATAGGGAGTTTGAGGGTTTTTTAAAGAAGCATTTTGGAAAGGAAAAAGATTTTAGTTTGACCACTGCAACGCAAAACGGAATGGACACCACGGTAGCAATATTTAAATTGGATAACTTTGAAATTGAGATTTTTGGTCAAAACCTACCCACTGAAAAACAAAATGCCTACCGGCATATGATAATTGAGCATAGACTGATACTTAAAAAGGGCAGTGATTTTAGACAGGCCATTATAGAGCTAAAATCAAAAGGTCTAAAAACGGAACCTGCTTTTGCCAAACTCTTGGGAATTAAAGGAGATCCGTATGTAGAGTTGCTAAAACTGGAAGATAATTTAAACTGGAAACATGAATCAAAGTAG
- a CDS encoding MarR family transcriptional regulator: MDDYLSEIEFAGLISRIKRLSDEILYSTRDYYKTVGLDIEPNWHLIFLLLEEHESMTITEIAQELRMSHPACVKIINKMKKKGYVTTRTDDRDLRRQLLELSEKSKKQLPLFHKHWNAGMKTTEELVANSPHFIKELKEMEIKISKKSYKERTLNNLDLR, translated from the coding sequence ATGGATGACTATTTATCAGAGATAGAATTTGCAGGATTAATAAGTAGAATCAAGCGATTGAGTGATGAAATCCTTTATAGCACAAGAGATTACTACAAAACGGTGGGTTTGGATATTGAGCCTAATTGGCATTTGATATTCTTATTGTTAGAGGAGCATGAGTCCATGACCATTACGGAAATAGCGCAAGAGTTGAGAATGTCACATCCCGCATGTGTCAAGATTATCAACAAAATGAAGAAAAAGGGATATGTAACCACCAGAACAGATGATCGCGATTTGAGAAGACAATTGCTAGAGCTGTCTGAGAAATCCAAAAAACAGCTACCTCTTTTCCATAAACACTGGAACGCTGGAATGAAAACGACCGAAGAGCTGGTAGCCAACAGTCCGCATTTTATTAAGGAATTAAAAGAGATGGAAATTAAGATAAGTAAGAAAAGTTATAAGGAACGAACATTAAACAATTTAGATTTGAGATGA
- a CDS encoding siderophore-interacting protein — MGLVETLIKKVLEKGMIVQKTQLSESVFKIRIRSEHIKNVDFVPGYFIRLGVGIGKDEIGLKDKVRSYCIWYIDRENETIDLAIATHSGGIGAEWAGNCQVGDEVYFKWKKGNFLLDDTADSYLMIGDLSALSHLYMINRHLSNAKQVESLIYTSDLSELFSDVDGTVPFDFYEMDQNPTAVLSEVLQKLLPNMSGKKMVYIAGDSRVCVALNKYFRKELNWNTKQIKTKPFWNPGKKGLE; from the coding sequence ATGGGATTAGTGGAAACCCTTATTAAAAAGGTACTTGAAAAAGGAATGATTGTACAGAAGACCCAACTGTCGGAATCTGTTTTTAAAATTAGGATACGGAGTGAGCACATAAAAAATGTGGATTTTGTTCCTGGATATTTTATCCGATTAGGAGTAGGTATCGGTAAGGATGAAATTGGACTTAAAGATAAAGTAAGAAGTTATTGTATTTGGTATATAGACCGGGAAAATGAAACCATAGACCTAGCCATTGCCACTCATAGTGGAGGTATTGGGGCCGAGTGGGCCGGAAATTGCCAAGTAGGCGATGAAGTATATTTTAAATGGAAAAAAGGGAACTTCCTTCTGGATGATACAGCGGACAGTTACCTCATGATCGGTGATTTATCGGCATTGTCCCACCTCTATATGATTAACCGCCATTTGAGTAATGCGAAGCAGGTAGAGAGCCTTATTTATACTTCAGACCTGAGTGAATTGTTTTCAGATGTAGATGGAACCGTCCCTTTCGATTTTTATGAAATGGACCAAAACCCAACAGCAGTTCTTAGTGAGGTGTTGCAAAAACTGCTCCCTAATATGTCCGGTAAAAAGATGGTCTATATTGCAGGAGACAGTAGGGTTTGTGTGGCTTTGAACAAATATTTTAGAAAGGAACTGAACTGGAATACCAAACAAATTAAAACAAAACCTTTTTGGAATCCTGGTAAAAAGGGGTTGGAATAG
- a CDS encoding GNAT family N-acetyltransferase, translating to MHKLTVDLYLKPITIGEYQQLYDLMCTIYPPAYSHLWPDKGASYINSLYAKENLEKELGQPNSEYFFITYKNEKAGILKVLLNESLPPDHTVNGTKLQRIYLDQSLQGKGIGKALILWVEREYRTTEKSTLWLEVMDTQDQALRFYEKLGFKKVNSFSFDSDFMHEAMRGMYRMAKEI from the coding sequence ATGCATAAGTTAACAGTAGACCTATATTTAAAACCTATTACGATAGGTGAATATCAACAGCTATATGATTTAATGTGTACTATATATCCGCCTGCTTATTCACATTTGTGGCCGGATAAGGGAGCTTCGTATATAAACAGTTTATACGCTAAAGAGAATTTAGAGAAGGAGCTTGGTCAACCAAATTCCGAATACTTTTTCATCACCTATAAAAATGAAAAAGCGGGAATTTTAAAAGTACTTCTAAATGAATCTTTGCCTCCTGACCATACAGTTAACGGAACCAAACTACAACGTATTTATTTAGACCAGTCACTACAAGGAAAAGGTATTGGCAAAGCGCTCATCCTTTGGGTAGAGAGGGAATACAGAACTACGGAAAAATCAACCTTATGGCTAGAAGTGATGGATACGCAAGATCAAGCACTTCGGTTTTATGAGAAATTGGGTTTTAAAAAGGTGAATAGTTTTAGTTTTGATTCGGACTTTATGCATGAAGCTATGAGAGGTATGTACCGAATGGCTAAAGAGATTTGA
- a CDS encoding sensor histidine kinase, producing MSLPIEKLERILSKPHRIVVVSVLFSISLFLLSACFIKVANFVYGFTLAFVMPIIISYPISLVVIGYTRKIKRQKQELTKLNTINKKLFTLISHDIRSPIATLEGLVHSMACNDFDKETEKEYLARLSKHIGNLDLFLTDLLQWSQDQIQNKPANFTLFMCKDTITQMGGLFEGMLLEKQIDFTMEGIDNTIYADEQNYAFVVRNILHNAIKFTPEKGKIHISVKVKEDEVHTIVQDSGTGLSKEEIDTIFKGEQLFTQLGTFDEKGTGFGLNACLDYLKKNKGRLEITSDPVKGARFSIVLPKSAS from the coding sequence ATGTCCCTACCTATTGAAAAATTAGAGCGTATTTTAAGCAAACCACATAGAATTGTGGTAGTTTCCGTACTATTTTCCATCTCTTTATTTCTACTATCCGCTTGTTTCATTAAGGTTGCTAATTTTGTTTACGGTTTTACGCTTGCTTTTGTAATGCCCATTATCATTTCATATCCCATATCTCTAGTGGTGATTGGTTACACCCGAAAGATAAAAAGACAAAAACAGGAACTTACCAAGCTAAATACCATCAACAAAAAGCTTTTTACTTTAATATCCCATGATATAAGAAGTCCTATTGCCACTCTTGAGGGGTTGGTACATTCTATGGCGTGCAATGATTTTGACAAAGAAACAGAAAAGGAGTATTTAGCGCGATTATCAAAACATATTGGTAATCTAGATCTATTCCTAACGGATCTACTACAATGGTCACAAGATCAAATCCAGAATAAACCCGCTAATTTCACCCTATTCATGTGCAAAGATACCATTACCCAAATGGGCGGTTTGTTTGAAGGTATGCTACTGGAAAAACAAATAGATTTTACTATGGAAGGTATTGATAATACTATCTATGCCGACGAACAAAATTATGCTTTTGTTGTTCGGAACATTCTGCACAACGCCATTAAGTTCACCCCAGAAAAAGGTAAAATACATATTTCCGTGAAGGTTAAAGAGGATGAAGTCCATACCATAGTCCAAGATTCAGGCACAGGCCTTTCCAAAGAGGAAATAGATACCATCTTTAAGGGTGAACAGCTCTTTACCCAATTGGGAACGTTTGATGAAAAAGGAACAGGTTTTGGATTAAACGCCTGTTTGGATTATTTAAAGAAGAATAAGGGTAGGCTAGAAATTACAAGCGACCCTGTTAAAGGCGCTCGGTTTTCCATTGTTCTACCTAAATCGGCTTCCTAG
- a CDS encoding iron-containing alcohol dehydrogenase: MNNFEFKNPTKIIFGKDTIQKLTDEIPSDAKVLLLYGGGSIKKNGVYDQVKAALSEADVVEFGGIPANPEYAVLMDALKVIKEENITYLLAVGGGSVIDGTKFLSAAAVYEGEEPWDFVRKREPMKKGMPFGTVLTLPATGSEMNSGTVISRKETQEKLAFGGPALFPQFSILDPQVITSIPERQLVNGITDAFTHVLEQYMTYPVGGFLQDRFAESILQTLIEIAPRVIKDPSDYEAAANFMWSCTLALNGLIQQGVPGDWAVHMMGHELTALFGIDHARTLAVVAPSHYKYNFEAKKEKLAQYGERVWNITEGSIDDKAYAAIEKTEAFFKELGIDTKLSDYTSEYEGTAEKIAQRFTDRGWEGLGERQALTPKDAEKIVKMAY; this comes from the coding sequence ATGAATAATTTTGAATTTAAGAATCCCACTAAAATTATATTTGGGAAAGATACTATCCAAAAATTAACCGATGAGATTCCATCCGATGCTAAAGTATTACTGCTTTATGGAGGTGGAAGCATCAAAAAGAATGGGGTTTACGACCAAGTTAAAGCTGCACTGAGCGAAGCTGATGTTGTTGAGTTCGGTGGAATTCCTGCCAACCCGGAATACGCTGTTTTAATGGATGCCCTAAAGGTCATCAAAGAAGAAAACATCACCTATCTTCTTGCCGTTGGTGGAGGTTCCGTAATTGATGGAACTAAATTTTTATCTGCTGCTGCAGTTTATGAAGGTGAGGAACCGTGGGATTTTGTAAGAAAACGAGAGCCTATGAAAAAAGGGATGCCTTTTGGTACCGTTTTAACCTTACCGGCTACGGGTTCTGAAATGAATTCCGGTACCGTAATCTCTAGAAAGGAAACTCAAGAGAAATTAGCGTTTGGAGGACCTGCCCTATTCCCGCAGTTTTCCATTCTTGACCCACAGGTGATTACTTCCATTCCAGAAAGACAATTGGTAAACGGTATAACGGATGCTTTTACCCATGTTCTTGAACAGTACATGACCTATCCGGTAGGTGGATTTTTGCAAGACCGTTTTGCCGAAAGTATTTTACAGACGCTTATTGAGATAGCTCCAAGAGTGATCAAAGACCCTAGCGACTATGAAGCTGCAGCTAACTTTATGTGGAGTTGTACCTTGGCATTAAACGGACTTATCCAACAAGGGGTTCCTGGTGATTGGGCCGTTCATATGATGGGCCACGAGCTTACTGCCTTGTTCGGGATAGACCACGCTAGAACATTAGCCGTTGTTGCCCCAAGTCACTACAAGTACAATTTTGAGGCTAAAAAGGAAAAATTGGCCCAGTACGGTGAACGTGTTTGGAATATTACAGAAGGTAGCATTGACGATAAAGCCTATGCGGCTATAGAAAAAACCGAAGCTTTCTTTAAAGAGTTGGGTATCGATACCAAATTATCCGATTATACTTCGGAGTACGAAGGTACCGCTGAAAAAATTGCCCAACGATTTACCGATCGTGGTTGGGAAGGTCTTGGCGAGCGTCAAGCATTAACCCCAAAAGATGCAGAGAAAATCGTAAAAATGGCATACTAG
- a CDS encoding NAD(P)H-dependent oxidoreductase, translating into MELLDKLNWRYATKAMNGKTVPQEKVDRILEAARLAPTSSGLQPFEIIVVKNQELKEQIKPVAWNQSVVTDASHLLVFAAWDTYTEERINKMFDLTNEIRGFKNEGWENYRKQLLGIYPQRDAEENFQHAARQAYIAFSQAITAAAFEGVDSTPMEGFDADAVDKILGLRKKGLRSCVLLPIGYRDAKEDWLSDLVKVRKSTEDLVTVLD; encoded by the coding sequence ATGGAATTACTTGATAAATTAAATTGGAGATACGCTACAAAAGCAATGAACGGAAAAACCGTTCCGCAGGAAAAAGTTGACCGTATTTTAGAAGCGGCGCGCCTTGCCCCTACTTCTAGTGGTCTACAACCTTTTGAGATTATTGTAGTAAAAAATCAAGAATTAAAAGAACAAATCAAGCCTGTAGCTTGGAACCAATCCGTAGTTACGGATGCATCACATCTATTGGTATTTGCCGCTTGGGATACGTATACCGAGGAACGTATCAATAAAATGTTCGACCTCACCAATGAGATTCGTGGTTTTAAGAACGAAGGTTGGGAGAATTATAGAAAACAATTGTTAGGTATATATCCACAGAGAGATGCCGAAGAAAACTTTCAACATGCAGCAAGACAGGCATACATTGCCTTTTCACAGGCTATAACCGCTGCCGCCTTTGAGGGAGTCGATTCTACACCAATGGAAGGTTTTGACGCAGATGCGGTCGATAAAATTCTTGGACTACGCAAAAAAGGCCTGCGCAGCTGTGTACTGTTGCCAATAGGGTATAGAGATGCAAAAGAAGATTGGTTATCCGACTTAGTAAAAGTAAGAAAGAGCACTGAAGATTTAGTAACAGTTTTGGACTAA